Genomic window (Streptomyces cadmiisoli):
GCACCGCGACCTGCGCGACGTGCTGTGCCGCCGCCATCGAGGCCTGGGCGAGGACGATCGAGTCGGCGTCGGTGACGGTGCGCACGGCGTCGGCCACCAGACGCACGTATCCCTCGCCGTCACCCGCCTCGAAGCGGGCCCAGGCACCCTCGACGACCAGGGTGCGCACCTCTACGGGGCGCCCGGCGCGCCGGGCCTCCTCCTCGACCAGCGACACCGTCGGGCCGAGCGTGCTGCCGAGCGCGGCGAGGACGACGACCCTGGGTCCGGCGGCCACCGCGGCGGCGGCCATCGGCCGGTCGACCCGCAGCACCGGGATCCCGGCCTCGGGACCGGCCGACTCCGCGACGCCGCCGAGGGTGGAGCAGGTGCACAGCACCGCCCGGGCACCGTCCGCGGCGGCCCGGCCGAGCACGGCCCGCACGTCGTCGGCCACCGACGACGGGCCGTCGCACCGGGCCCGGGTCAGCAGGTCCTCGTGGACGAGGTGCCGCAGTTCCAGACCCGGGTGCTCCTCGTCGCGCAGCGCGTCGAAGACCGGCACGTGGACCGGTGAGGTGTGCAGCAGTGCGAGCATGCGGACGCCCGCCCCGCTCAGAACATCTCGGGGTGGGCCGCCAGCCACGTCTTCGCCGCGCGCAGCAGCTCGGGGTCGGCCGCCGGGGCCACGTCCGGGTGACGCTCGGCCCACTTGACGACGTACGGGCACAGGGGCGCCACGGTGACGCCCTCGCGCTCGGCGATGGCGTACAGCTCGCGCGCCAGCGAACCCGCGATGCCCTTGCCCTCGTGGGCCGGCTCCACGATGGTGTGCACCGGCACCAGGGCGCGCTCGGGTGCGTCGA
Coding sequences:
- a CDS encoding aspartate/glutamate racemase family protein, whose translation is MLALLHTSPVHVPVFDALRDEEHPGLELRHLVHEDLLTRARCDGPSSVADDVRAVLGRAAADGARAVLCTCSTLGGVAESAGPEAGIPVLRVDRPMAAAAVAAGPRVVVLAALGSTLGPTVSLVEEEARRAGRPVEVRTLVVEGAWARFEAGDGEGYVRLVADAVRTVTDADSIVLAQASMAAAQHVAQVAVPVLSSPRPGLAAAARAVAPASAR
- a CDS encoding GNAT family N-acetyltransferase is translated as MSDIEIRDDRAAGRLEAFGGDEVVGHIAYFVLDAPERALVPVHTIVEPAHEGKGIAGSLARELYAIAEREGVTVAPLCPYVVKWAERHPDVAPAADPELLRAAKTWLAAHPEMF